In Sphaerisporangium krabiense, the DNA window CCCTGCCGAGCGTTGGCGTGCGGCGGTGCCGGACTTGAACCAACGGAGAACCGACCGGGCCGCCGGGTGTGGCCGCGGCGCGCCTTTCTTTCCCCGTTGAGTTCGCGTAGAAGTGGCTCTACCTGGCCATTCACCTGCGCCATGCATGATCGTTTCGCAACAGGGCAGTAGCAGCCGCAGTTCTGACCCGAAGCCGCGCACAAGGACGCAGATAAGGATCGGCCAATGGACTTCCGGGACGATGTCGACCTAGACGCCTCCCAGGTCGAGAATCGTGGAGGCGGGGGCGGCCTCCGTGGCGGCGGACTCGCCATCGGCGGCGGCGCGGTGGGGGTCATCGCCCTGCTGGCCGCCCTGCTGTTCGGGGTCAACCCCGGCGACATCCTCGGAGGCGGCGGCGGTGACTCCACCAGCGGGCAGCCGGCCTCCGACCTCAGCTCCGAGTGCCGGAAGGGCTCCGACGCCGACCAGTCGGAGAACTGCCGGGTCGTCGGCGTGGTCAACAGCATCCAGGCGTACTGGAAGGACGCGTTCGACCAGGCGGGCAGGTCCTCCTACACCTCGGCCAGGACCGTCCTGTTCTCCCAGGCCGTCGGCACGGGATGCGGGCAGGCCACCTCGCAGGTCGGCCCGTTCTACTGCCCGGCCGACAAGCGGGTGTACCTGGACCTGACCTTCTTCGACGAGCTGCAGAGCAAGTTCGGCGCCAAGGGCGGGCCGTTCGCCCAGGCGTACGTCATCGCCCACGAGTACGGCCACCACGTGCAGGACCTGCTCGGGACCATGGAACGCGTCGGCGACGACCGTCAGGGCCCCGAGAGCGGCTCCGTACGCCTCGAGCTCCAGGCGGACTGCTACGCGGGCGTCTGGGCCAAGAACGCCGTGGACACCGGCTTCTACGAGAAGCCCTTCACCGACACCGACATCCAGGAGGCGCTGGACGCGGCGGCGGCCGTCGGCGACGACAGGATCCAGGAGAAGGCGCAGGGCCGGGTGAACCCCGAAGGCTTCACCCACGGCACGGCGGACCAGCGGATGAAGTGGTTCGGCACCGGCTACAAGTCGGGCGATCCTGGCGCGTGCGACACCTTCTCCGGCGGCATCTGAGCGCTTTTCGCACCTCAACACAGGACACCGAAGCAGGCAGAGCATGAAAACTCTCTTAAACTCAATAGGGTGATCTTCAAGTCAGTCGGTGACAGACGTCCGTACCCGGAGCATGGCCTGTCCCATCGCGAATGGGCGCGCATCCCGCCCCGGCAGGTCAGGCTCGATTCCCTGATCACCACCAAGGCGGTGCTGGACCTGCACTCCCTGCTCGCCAAGGACTCCACGTTCTACGGTGACCTCTTCCCCCACGTCGTGCAGTGGCGCGGCGAGTACTACCTCGAAGACGGCCTGCACCGCGCGCTCCGCGCGGCGCTCCACCAGCGCTCGGTCCTCCACGCCCGCGTCCTGGAAGTGGACTCCCTCGCCGCCGCCGGCGAGGGCCTGCAGGGACGCGCGGCCGAACCACCGCTCTCTTAGGTAAAACACTTCCCGTACCCGTCATCCGCCGCCGCCCGGCTTCCTAAGCTGCGACCGTCGCAGAGGCGACACGGCCACTGGCCGCAGGGAACGCAGGCGTCGGGGCGGTTATCCAATGCGAGATGTCACTCAGATCGTTGCCCAGCT includes these proteins:
- the ypfJ gene encoding KPN_02809 family neutral zinc metallopeptidase, producing the protein MDFRDDVDLDASQVENRGGGGGLRGGGLAIGGGAVGVIALLAALLFGVNPGDILGGGGGDSTSGQPASDLSSECRKGSDADQSENCRVVGVVNSIQAYWKDAFDQAGRSSYTSARTVLFSQAVGTGCGQATSQVGPFYCPADKRVYLDLTFFDELQSKFGAKGGPFAQAYVIAHEYGHHVQDLLGTMERVGDDRQGPESGSVRLELQADCYAGVWAKNAVDTGFYEKPFTDTDIQEALDAAAAVGDDRIQEKAQGRVNPEGFTHGTADQRMKWFGTGYKSGDPGACDTFSGGI
- a CDS encoding type II toxin-antitoxin system VapB family antitoxin produces the protein MIFKSVGDRRPYPEHGLSHREWARIPPRQVRLDSLITTKAVLDLHSLLAKDSTFYGDLFPHVVQWRGEYYLEDGLHRALRAALHQRSVLHARVLEVDSLAAAGEGLQGRAAEPPLS